A genomic region of Candidatus Hydrogenedentota bacterium contains the following coding sequences:
- a CDS encoding NIPSNAP family protein, giving the protein MHRRDFLGLGAVAGAGVVGVLPAGAEEASAVRECYELRQYHVAAPEQKATLAAFLRDVAIPAVNRLGIRPAGVFQDEKELSPVYVLLPHATAESVLTLRARLLADPEYLDQGTAFLDAPADAPPYARVESSLLLAFTGMPRLETPASGPNRILQLRIYESPSVKTNQKKIEMFNRKEIEIFRKTGLNPVFFGEAVIGSKMPNLTYMLGFESVEEKDAAWDRFRADPQWLALRAIPEYDDKRILCGITNLILRPLPGSQI; this is encoded by the coding sequence ATGCATCGCAGGGATTTTCTCGGACTTGGCGCGGTCGCCGGGGCCGGCGTGGTGGGCGTGTTGCCGGCGGGGGCGGAAGAGGCTTCCGCCGTCCGCGAATGCTATGAACTGCGTCAGTATCACGTCGCGGCGCCGGAACAGAAGGCCACGCTGGCGGCGTTCCTGCGCGATGTCGCGATTCCCGCCGTGAACCGGCTCGGCATCCGGCCCGCAGGCGTATTCCAGGACGAAAAGGAACTCAGTCCGGTCTATGTGCTGCTGCCCCACGCAACGGCGGAATCCGTCTTGACACTCCGGGCGCGCCTGCTGGCCGACCCGGAGTATCTGGACCAAGGAACGGCGTTTCTGGACGCGCCCGCTGACGCCCCGCCCTATGCGCGCGTCGAGAGTTCGCTGCTCCTGGCGTTCACGGGCATGCCGCGCCTGGAAACACCCGCCAGCGGCCCGAACCGCATACTGCAACTGCGCATCTATGAAAGCCCGAGCGTCAAGACGAACCAGAAGAAGATCGAGATGTTCAATCGCAAGGAGATCGAAATCTTCCGCAAGACCGGACTGAACCCCGTCTTCTTCGGGGAAGCGGTCATCGGCTCGAAGATGCCCAACCTGACCTACATGCTCGGCTTCGAATCCGTCGAGGAAAAAGACGCCGCATGGGACCGCTTCCGCGCCGACCCGCAATGGCTCGCGCTCCGCGCCATTCCCGAGTACGACGACAAACGCATCCTGTGCGGCATCACCAATCTGATATTGCGGCCTCTTCCGGGTTCGCAGATATGA
- a CDS encoding endonuclease/exonuclease/phosphatase family protein, protein MGAGYQRSELREIGLVALVLLFFVQMLTVWIESIYRMSLVKLSMGVELLGILLPLLFLVLLMAGHRHERTVLAACFILLLAARVLCPILRTPWLILAAGLGVTAFLAIVCVALTHPRRATGRDAAAGAGIAILLSVGLRAWGSSYDISLGGPFAWLGWVMVVLAGALGLTRSRASTGESAETAAPNSFVGALTTSVALFANIAVFYLVLSSPGVVSAWSGSNYAVGIALLAAAVAAATCAWRNANPTRLVLAVWNTVFVGALVAGLWRLAPALPETPAADPVFAVPASWRGHLLLYLMLALSPVTLFNLAAIERGGLTNSLRKNVLAVLSGAAFLVLIIVLLVFTNVWGYVGAAGPLLRNRFYLPFLVAGIGMVLPLALPVRHGPVFSGKEPQRSRATAALAGMLALIAVAGVAARQARPPAMSDRHELRVLTYNFQQGSAADGQQDYWGQLEFLRKAGADVVGLQESDTARPSGGNVDAPRFFAESLGYYCCYGPGTVAGTFGTAILSRFPLEKVRTFFTYSNADEIGTAAAEFEAGGRHIAIFNNHPAGSHAAHDAHVNALMAQVTPYEHVIAVGDFNFRQSSSYYAKVAAVLRDSWRTLYPDAKGAPHPDWVDGSPAVLDMTDRIDHVFVSPGFEVTEAYYVPPPASRTDHPAHWAVIRWR, encoded by the coding sequence ATGGGTGCCGGGTATCAGCGGTCAGAGTTGCGCGAAATCGGCCTCGTTGCTCTTGTCCTTCTGTTCTTCGTGCAAATGTTGACGGTGTGGATCGAGAGCATCTACCGGATGAGTCTCGTCAAGCTGTCCATGGGCGTCGAGTTACTGGGCATTCTGCTTCCCTTGCTCTTTCTGGTCTTGCTGATGGCCGGGCACCGCCACGAGCGCACGGTGCTGGCGGCGTGTTTTATTCTGCTGCTGGCTGCGCGCGTCCTGTGCCCAATACTCCGGACGCCGTGGCTGATCTTGGCCGCCGGACTTGGAGTTACGGCGTTTCTGGCGATTGTGTGCGTCGCGCTGACCCATCCGCGGCGCGCAACGGGAAGAGACGCAGCAGCGGGCGCCGGTATCGCGATACTGTTATCCGTTGGCTTGCGCGCGTGGGGCTCATCGTACGACATTTCGCTGGGTGGCCCCTTTGCGTGGCTGGGGTGGGTGATGGTCGTGCTGGCGGGCGCGCTGGGCCTGACCAGGTCACGGGCGAGCACCGGCGAGTCAGCGGAGACGGCGGCGCCGAATTCGTTTGTCGGGGCGTTGACCACATCGGTGGCGTTGTTCGCGAATATTGCTGTCTTCTATCTCGTGCTGTCGAGTCCGGGGGTGGTCAGCGCGTGGTCGGGAAGCAATTATGCCGTGGGCATTGCGCTGTTGGCCGCGGCGGTTGCGGCGGCCACGTGTGCGTGGCGGAATGCGAACCCGACGCGGCTTGTGCTCGCCGTATGGAACACGGTGTTTGTCGGGGCGCTGGTTGCCGGGCTCTGGCGCCTCGCGCCTGCGTTACCGGAAACGCCCGCCGCGGATCCGGTTTTCGCTGTTCCGGCTTCGTGGCGCGGCCATCTTCTTCTCTACCTGATGTTGGCGCTATCGCCTGTAACCCTGTTCAACCTCGCCGCAATCGAGCGGGGAGGTTTAACGAATAGTCTTCGCAAAAACGTGCTGGCCGTGCTGTCCGGAGCGGCGTTTCTGGTGCTTATCATCGTTTTGCTCGTCTTTACGAACGTCTGGGGATACGTCGGGGCCGCCGGACCGTTGTTGCGCAACAGGTTCTATCTTCCGTTTCTGGTGGCGGGCATCGGGATGGTCTTGCCGCTGGCGCTGCCTGTCCGGCATGGCCCCGTGTTCTCCGGGAAGGAGCCACAACGTTCGCGCGCCACGGCCGCGCTCGCCGGGATGCTTGCGCTGATTGCGGTCGCAGGCGTAGCTGCAAGACAGGCGCGTCCGCCGGCTATGAGCGACCGGCACGAACTCAGGGTGCTGACCTACAACTTTCAGCAGGGGTCGGCGGCAGACGGTCAGCAGGACTACTGGGGCCAACTGGAATTCCTGCGCAAGGCCGGTGCGGACGTCGTCGGGCTTCAGGAAAGCGACACGGCCCGGCCTTCGGGCGGTAATGTGGACGCGCCCAGGTTCTTTGCGGAATCGCTCGGTTATTACTGTTGTTACGGACCGGGCACCGTCGCTGGAACGTTCGGGACCGCGATCCTCAGCCGGTTTCCGCTGGAGAAGGTGCGCACGTTTTTCACATACAGCAATGCGGACGAAATCGGTACCGCAGCCGCGGAATTCGAGGCAGGGGGAAGGCATATCGCCATTTTCAATAATCACCCCGCGGGCAGTCATGCCGCGCACGACGCGCACGTGAATGCCTTGATGGCTCAGGTTACGCCGTACGAGCATGTCATCGCCGTCGGCGATTTCAATTTCAGGCAATCGTCTTCGTATTACGCGAAAGTCGCGGCAGTGCTTCGTGATTCGTGGCGTACCCTGTATCCAGACGCGAAGGGCGCGCCCCATCCGGATTGGGTGGATGGTTCGCCCGCCGTCCTGGACATGACAGATCGAATCGACCATGTCTTTGTCTCGCCTGGTTTCGAGGTGACGGAGGCATACTATGTGCCGCCGCCCGCGTCCCGGACGGACCACCCCGCGCATTGGGCGGTCATCCGGTGGCGATAG
- a CDS encoding glycosyltransferase family 39 protein, with protein sequence MSTGSRPGRSGSHACALLAGLALLKLVLHLYFCNYYGYQRDELYFIACGEHLDWGYVDIGPLVPWIGRLMRALLGDSLFAIRLPSAIAGAATVFLTGWLAGYLGGGRWAQGLAALSVIIAPVWLQSGNILALPSFEPLFWTSCVCLIAVIFKTGRTRLWPAVGAIAGVGLLNKPSVLFFGIALTTGLLLTRQRKHLADKWLWCGALVAAFLVIPNLVWQATHDWATWEFVRGMNRDLMSRIPRLLFLLGQFVYQHPLNAPIWLAGLAWLFFAKSAEPYRAFGWLFVTVFLFLFVAKSKIYYLAPAFPMLLAAGSTAIEEMLRRRGSPWPRAAIPAVLVLGGAVTAPVGLPVLPLDRVDAYVSRMTLGALDKVYEVTGTWHDQFGWENQVATAANVFQGLAPEEQADCMILVSNFGQAGAIDLFGRAYGLPHATAVHQNYFFWGLGPATGNVAIAYGIAPDFLGLLFEKVEQRATITCEECMPYENGLGVYVCRGAKLPLRNAWPEFRIIAFSNAGVTKAMGEKLVEALSKYRVEPGK encoded by the coding sequence ATGTCCACGGGATCACGGCCGGGCCGAAGCGGATCACATGCCTGCGCGCTGCTTGCCGGTCTGGCGCTGCTGAAACTCGTCCTTCATCTGTATTTCTGCAACTACTACGGCTACCAGCGCGACGAACTGTACTTCATCGCGTGCGGCGAGCATCTGGATTGGGGCTACGTAGACATCGGGCCGCTGGTCCCTTGGATCGGGCGGCTGATGCGCGCCCTGCTTGGCGACTCGCTCTTCGCGATCCGGCTGCCGTCGGCGATTGCGGGCGCGGCGACGGTCTTCCTGACCGGCTGGCTCGCGGGATATCTGGGAGGGGGCCGCTGGGCGCAGGGACTGGCCGCGTTGAGTGTGATTATTGCGCCGGTATGGCTCCAATCCGGCAATATCCTTGCGCTGCCGTCCTTCGAGCCGCTGTTCTGGACCTCGTGCGTGTGCCTTATCGCCGTGATTTTCAAGACGGGCCGGACGCGGCTGTGGCCTGCGGTGGGCGCGATAGCGGGCGTTGGCCTGCTGAACAAGCCGTCCGTGCTTTTTTTCGGAATTGCGCTGACCACGGGCCTATTGTTGACGCGGCAGCGAAAGCATCTCGCGGACAAGTGGCTGTGGTGTGGCGCTCTGGTCGCGGCGTTCCTGGTAATTCCAAACCTCGTGTGGCAGGCCACGCACGATTGGGCCACATGGGAATTCGTGCGCGGCATGAACCGCGACCTGATGTCGCGTATCCCGCGCCTGTTATTCCTCCTCGGGCAATTTGTTTACCAACACCCGCTCAATGCGCCCATCTGGCTTGCGGGGCTGGCGTGGCTCTTCTTCGCCAAGAGCGCGGAGCCCTATCGCGCGTTCGGATGGCTGTTTGTGACCGTGTTTTTGTTTCTGTTCGTGGCAAAGAGCAAAATCTACTATCTCGCTCCCGCGTTTCCGATGCTGCTGGCGGCAGGCAGCACTGCCATCGAAGAAATGTTGCGCAGGAGAGGCAGCCCCTGGCCGAGGGCGGCGATCCCCGCGGTGCTCGTGCTGGGCGGCGCGGTGACCGCGCCGGTGGGCTTGCCGGTTCTGCCGCTTGACAGGGTGGACGCGTATGTCAGCCGCATGACCCTGGGAGCGCTGGACAAGGTGTACGAAGTGACCGGCACTTGGCACGACCAGTTCGGCTGGGAGAACCAGGTGGCGACGGCAGCGAACGTGTTTCAGGGTCTCGCTCCCGAGGAACAGGCCGACTGTATGATACTCGTGAGCAATTTTGGCCAAGCGGGCGCGATCGACCTGTTTGGACGCGCGTACGGGCTTCCCCATGCGACGGCGGTCCATCAGAATTACTTCTTCTGGGGGCTTGGGCCGGCGACGGGCAATGTGGCCATCGCCTATGGCATAGCGCCGGATTTTCTTGGCCTTCTTTTCGAAAAAGTCGAGCAGCGCGCAACCATCACATGCGAAGAGTGCATGCCTTACGAGAACGGTCTGGGAGTATACGTTTGCCGGGGCGCCAAGCTGCCACTGAGGAACGCCTGGCCGGAATTTCGCATCATTGCGTTCAGCAACGCCGGCGTCACGAAGGCCATGGGTGAAAAGCTTGTGGAAGCGCTTTCGAAGTACCGTGTGGAGCCGGGCAAGTGA